In Verrucomicrobiota bacterium, the genomic stretch CATCTTTACAGCCTCCTGCCTGGCTTCTCGCAAGAGCGCGCCGAATTCAGCCAGTCCCTTGACGACCAGATCCGGCGGCGGAGAGAATTCGGAGGCATCCACGGCGGTGGCTTCGCCGGTGAGCACGAGCACCCCCAAGGCGCCCGCCCGATGCGCCATGGTGATGTCCGTGTAAAGCCGGTCGCCCACCACCGCAAGTTGATTTGCCTTCAAGCCATGCTGATTCAGGATGCCGCGGAGCATGGCGGGGTCCGGTTTGCCCAACACGGCGGCCGGAGCGCAGCCAGTTGCGCGTTCCAGCGCGGCACAGATGGAACCGCAATCCAGCAGCACGTTCGGTTCATCAGTTGGGCAGACGCGGTCTGGATTCGTGGCGAAGTAGGGCTTGCCGTGTTTGATCCACCACGCCGCGCGGCAGAGACGCGCATATGTCAGGGTGTTGTCAAACCCGACCACCACGGCGTCCGGTTCATCGCCGGGGCTGTCGGCAGTGAGGACAAATCCCGCCGTGCTCATCTCCCGGCTCATGCTGGACGTGCCGAGCACAAACAAGCGACGCACGCGGGGTTGCGATTCCAGCAGAAACTCAATCGTTGACCGGGTGGAGGTGTAGAGCTGGCCCTCCGTGGTGACAATGCCCATGCGCTGAAGGTGGGCGAGGTAGTCGGTTATGCTTTTGGACGGATTATTGGTCAGGAACGTGTACCCGATACCCAGCGCTTTGAGGAGTGAGAGGAAAGGGGCAGTCGATTGAAACAACGTGCCGCCGTTGTAGATCGTACCATCCATGTCGAGCGCGACATGGCGGAGGTTCCGTAGCTGTTTGTGCATGTTGAATTTCATTACGCCTCGCAAGTTCCCGCACGGGCGAGTCCTCGCGGCGCTTTCAAATTTCTGATTCTCAAAAAGCAATAGACATCTGTCGCCGGTTTGGCCCTCTGAAAAAGACACGGCAGACTGCCAAACGGTCAACTCTCCACCCGCGAGCAAGTTTGCTTCCTGTCAATGAAGCTCCGGCGTGTTCGCTCGGTTCATTATCATATTCATTAGGACACTGCCACCGGCATTCAGAGCGTTAACGCACCAAGCAGCAACTGTCAACGATCCAGACGATGACCGATCGTTTTATCTTCTGAATCCTCTCAAATCTCTTGCCGCATGCGCTTGGTGTTAGTGGTCAAGTTAAACGCATGAACTGTTGCAACTTTTCCACGCGGTTCGCCTTGGCTCATTCGCTGAACACAAATGCGTCAGAATCTGTCTGCACACAGGGCCGCGACTAACGACCGGTCATCCGACTCGGCCGCCGGCGTACTAGCATAACTTTTACGGGGCTGCGATTGGTGAAACCTGACCAGTGAACCGCATCGCCCCGGCACCGCTCTCATCAGTTTCCGTGGCGGGTCGCGTGCTCCTGCATCCAGGCCACGTCCACATTGCCCGGGTCCGGCGTGGGATAAGGTCTGACCTGTCCCTTAAGCGGCATCTGCAAAACAAATTTGCTCTTCCACTTCTTTAATTCCGAATGACCGTCGGCAAACGAAAGTCCGCCGGAACCACCGTGATAACTGGCCGGACTGTCCACCAATTCGACCGGCGAGTTCGGGTAGCCATCCATGCTCACGACGAAGAAGCCATCGTTGATGCTGTCTTCGCGTTCGTCAAGAAAGACA encodes the following:
- a CDS encoding HAD-IIA family hydrolase yields the protein MKFNMHKQLRNLRHVALDMDGTIYNGGTLFQSTAPFLSLLKALGIGYTFLTNNPSKSITDYLAHLQRMGIVTTEGQLYTSTRSTIEFLLESQPRVRRLFVLGTSSMSREMSTAGFVLTADSPGDEPDAVVVGFDNTLTYARLCRAAWWIKHGKPYFATNPDRVCPTDEPNVLLDCGSICAALERATGCAPAAVLGKPDPAMLRGILNQHGLKANQLAVVGDRLYTDITMAHRAGALGVLVLTGEATAVDASEFSPPPDLVVKGLAEFGALLREARQEAVKM